GGTTTGGACGAAAAAATCCAAAAAATAAATTCCAGCCCACCCGGGCTTTTCTTTTTCAGGAGGGAGTAAGATGGCATCGATAGAGAAACGCGGGAAAAACAGCTTTCGGTTAGTTGTGGAAGCGGGATATGACGCAAACGGAAAGCGGATCAAGCGAACAAAAACAGTCAAAGTGAAAACCAAACGGGAAGCAGAAATCGAACTGGCTAAGTTTGTTGCGGAAGTTCAATCCGGTGAGTATATCGCCCCAGAAAAGATGACGCTTTCTGCTTTCTCCGAGAGAGAATGGTTACCCAAATACGCCGAAAAGAAATTCGCTCCCTCATCACTGAAGCATTACACCTACCAATTACGAGCACAGATCCTTCCTGCTCTTGGACATTTGCGGCTCGATCAAATAAAAACCATGCATCTTATTAACTTTTTTAACGAATTGGACAAGCCTACCGCACGAAAGGACGGAAAAGAGAAGCCGCTTTCGGGAGCCACAAAACAATTCATATACAAGGTTCTGAAAAATGTTCTGGATCGTGCGAAAGATTGGCAAGTCATACAAAACAATCCTATAGACGGCGTAAAGATGCCAGCTCGCGATAATGTAGAAATGAAATATTACGACAGCTCAGAAGCAAAGAAGGTCATTCAGAAACTATACGAAGAACCTGCTCTATGGAGATTGTATTTTATCGCTTCCATGATCGGCGGATTTCGGCGCGGGGAATTGTTGGCTTTAGAGTGGCGACATGTAGATTTTGATGAAGGCACGTTTAGCATCGAGCAGTCTCTTTCGTTGACGGTCGATAAACAACCGATTATAAAACCGCCTAAGACTAAAAGTTCCATTCGGAAGGTAGATATGCCAGAATGGTATATGGAAGAACTTAGGCAATATCGGTTAGAATGGGTAAAGTATAAGGATGACGTTGGGGACGCATGGGAGGAAGAACGCGAATTTGTTTTTCACAACGAATTCGGCCGACCGTTTCATTTCCACACCCCAACAATCAAATGGCGGGACTTCATCAAAAAACACGGACTAAAAAAGATCCGGTTGCATGACCTTAGACACACGGCCGCCACTCTGTTGATAGAAACTGCAATTGAGCAGGGAATTGATGCGGATGTGACGCTGAAAGGCGTTCAGCAACGACTCGGACATTCCACGTTTGCTATGACGGCCGACACTTACGCGAAGGTAACGAAACGAATGAGCAAAAAGCTGGCGGGGAACCTGGAAGTATTTGACCCGAGAAAATTCGTCCCCAATTCGTCCCCAAAGGATAAAAGCATATAAGGAAAACCCTATAATTATGAGTATTTTTCAAACAAATTCATCTACCAGAGATGTACAATGAGAGGGAATCAACTGGTAAAAGGATGTGGAACATATGGCGGAGCAACCTGCCTGGCGGACTGTCGAACTGCCGGAGGGATCGGATCTTGTAAAGAAAGAATTGTTTGATTTCCAATGTGAGAAAGGGCAATTCCTGATTGAATTATTCGAAACGATGGATGGTAAATTTTACGCAATCGGAACGGATAAAGACCCGAATGCCAAAATGGTCATTTACGGAAGCCATGTAGTCAGTGATAAAAGAATCGCCTTGCAGACGGTCCTGGAAAAAATTGACCGCGAGGGCACGTGGGTCGATTAAAGAGACGGATTATTGTGCATTTCAGGACGTTCTTTCAACAGACTAAAAAATGTGGAAGTTTTATCCCGGTTCAGAATCAACAGGAACGGCCGGTTATGATCCAACACCAGCATGCGTAGCTGGGGACCTGTATTTACAATCACAAACAGTTCCGATACGGTGATATTGAGCTTTTGTACCTGAACGGGTGGCTGCAGCGGAATTTTAAAAATCAGTCCCTGCTTTACGTCAATTTTTGATTCGGGTGCAAGCTGTACATCCTTTGTGAGCCACTGACTGACTTCCGATTGAATCTGTTCCGTGTTGCAAAACCGTTTCGTTACTTTCCCTTCTCCCGCGTCGAACTGCTCAATGTCTGCCCGCATCATCGGTTCTGCCAATGCGCACAGATTCGAAAACAGCAAGAGCAAGCAAAACAGGGCGGCAGATACAAGTTTTCTTGACATGAGTGAACTCCTCCTGGTGTCTGAACTACATACCTGTCTGCTAAAGAGATACCCGGTCGTACTGACCGGGTTTAACGGTGTGCTCTATCGATTGTCGTCATAATCGTACCGAAATCCGTCATGCTGTGCTTCCGTACCGGCACTATCCCGTTCCGAAATCTCATCCAGTACGGCCGACATATCGACAGACTGAATTGCCGATGCGCCCCCAACATTGGCACGAACGGCCGTCTTGACCATGCCCGCCAAAATGGATTCGTCAGCCGTCTTCTCTACCTGCCGGATCACTTTTTCTGTCGCATCCGATTGTTCCAACTGCTGGTGTAACCGCTTGTCCATATCGGCACCTCCGCCGTACGTTTTGGAAAACGTGCAGGTGCGACAATCAGCCACCGCCCCACCTTACGTAAAGTATTGGACAACTGCCTCCGGAAAATACGTTGCAATGTAATGACGAATCGTTTCGTCCAAATCACGGGCCTGCTCATCCGGATATACATATTTTCCGCGACCGTATTTTCCCCATTTATACTTTCGTTTTTCTTCCTCCATTTCGAGTTTCGTCTTTGGATACCGTTCCAGAATTACTTTTTTGGCAGTCGGCGTAAACCGGTGTTGAATCAGTTCGAATGTCAAATCTTTCTTGGCTTCCTGAATTAATGTGTCTGCCAACGTCCGAAACAGTTTTTCATAGCCTTCCTGCCACCCTTTATACACCATTAAGGGCGCAACAATAAAACCAAGTGG
The sequence above is a segment of the Effusibacillus dendaii genome. Coding sequences within it:
- a CDS encoding site-specific integrase, translated to MASIEKRGKNSFRLVVEAGYDANGKRIKRTKTVKVKTKREAEIELAKFVAEVQSGEYIAPEKMTLSAFSEREWLPKYAEKKFAPSSLKHYTYQLRAQILPALGHLRLDQIKTMHLINFFNELDKPTARKDGKEKPLSGATKQFIYKVLKNVLDRAKDWQVIQNNPIDGVKMPARDNVEMKYYDSSEAKKVIQKLYEEPALWRLYFIASMIGGFRRGELLALEWRHVDFDEGTFSIEQSLSLTVDKQPIIKPPKTKSSIRKVDMPEWYMEELRQYRLEWVKYKDDVGDAWEEEREFVFHNEFGRPFHFHTPTIKWRDFIKKHGLKKIRLHDLRHTAATLLIETAIEQGIDADVTLKGVQQRLGHSTFAMTADTYAKVTKRMSKKLAGNLEVFDPRKFVPNSSPKDKSI